From one Lycium barbarum isolate Lr01 chromosome 6, ASM1917538v2, whole genome shotgun sequence genomic stretch:
- the LOC132645377 gene encoding pentatricopeptide repeat-containing protein At2g21090-like, which produces MQPNEAVSSEPNHLAHLITKCIRTNDLKLGRLIHSRLIKTALNFNTFLANRLIDMYSKCSSVEYAHQAFNEVSNKNTQSWNTLLTGYSQKGLFEKTFQLLDIMPEPNVVSYNTIISSLTHHGFPGKAMGFFKRMKIQCGCEFFIDEFTVVGVVNACAYLGALRLLRELHGLATVVGVRFNLVVCNALIDAYGKCGKPEYSYFIFCQMHETDVFSWTSMLVAYIRASRMADACSLFDRMPVRNVVAWTALITGFAQNGEGDKALCIFKEMLEEGIVPSASTYVCVLSACADIPLLEKGKQVHGHIFRYTCLIDLHNVFVVNALIDMYCKCGDMISAMTLFERLDGKDRVSWNSIINGFAHNGNGEMSLFMFDKMIEANTKPNHVTFLGVLSACSHCGLLSKGFQYLHSMEREYGIVPQLDHYAILIDLLGRKNRLRDAVELIKGAPWGTDNIGMWGALLGACRVHGNLKLARSAAEALFELEPDNAARYIMLSNIYAAAGKWDDARSLRRYMDNRGLVKEAAYSWIEIKNIRHKFVAKDKSHSRSEEIKELLLKLIYPMKDAEYVFQTGSSYSLEDDPFSFHD; this is translated from the coding sequence ATGCAACCAAATGAAGCCGTATCTTCTGAGCCTAATCACTTGGCACACCTTATTACAAAATGCATTAGAACTAATGATCTCAAGCTGGGTAGACTTATACACTCTCGACTAATCAAGACTGCATTAAACTTTAACACATTCCTTGCCAATCGACTTATAGACATGTACTCTAAATGTAGCTCTGTAGAATATGCACATCAGGCCTTTAATGAAGTGTCAaacaagaacacccaatcttggAACACATTACTTACAGGTTACAGTCAAAAGGGTCTTTTTGAAAAGACCTTCCAGCTGCTCGATATAATGCCTGAACCAAATGTTGTGAGTTATAACACGATAATATCTAGCTTAACTCATCACGGGTTTCCAGGAAAAGCTATGGGCTTTTTCAAAAGAATGAAAATACAGTGTGGGTGTGAGTTCTTTATCGACGAGTTCACGGTTGTTGGTGTGGTAAATGCTTGTGCTTATTTGGGTGCGTTGAGGTTGTTGCGTGAACTGCATGGGTTAGCGACTGTGGTTGGTGTGAGGTTTAATCTTGTGGTTTGCAATGCATTGATTGATGCTTATGGGAAATGTGGTAAACCCGAGTACTCGTATTTTATTTTCTGTCAAATGCACGAGACTGACGTATTCTCTTGGACTTCGATGTTGGTTGCTTATATACGTGCGTCTAGAATGGCAGATGCGTGCTCACTTTTTGATCGTATGCCGGTCAGAAATGTGGTGGCTTGGACTGCTTTGATCACGGGGTTTGCTCAAAATGGAGAAGGAGATAAGGCTTTGTGTATTTTTAAGGAAATGCTGGAAGAAGGTATTGTTCCCAGTGCAtccacttatgtttgtgttctaAGTGCTTGTGCAGATATACCTCTTTTAGAAAAAGGGAAGCAGGTTCATGGACACATTTTTAGATATACATGTTTAATTGATTTGCATAATGTGTTTGTAGTTAATGCTTTGATTGACATGTATTGTAAATGTGGAGACATGATATCTGCTATGACATTGTTTGAAAGGTTAGATGGGAAGGATCGAGTTAGTTGGAACTCGATAATAAATGGGTTTGCCCACAACGGAAACGGAGAGATGTCATTGTTCATGTTTGACAAAATGATTGAAGCAAATACAAAACCAAATCATGTAACTTTTCTTGGGGTTTTATCTGCTTGTAGTCACTGTGGTTTATTATCTAAAGGATTCCAATATCTTCATTCAATGGAGAGGGAATACGGTATAGTACCCCAATTAGATCACTATGCTATCTTGATTGATTTACTTGGCCGGAAGAACAGGCTTCGAGACGCTGTGGAGTTGATCAAGGGAGCTCCTTGGGGAACGGACAACATTGGAATGTGGGGCGCACTTTTGGGTGCTTGCAGGGTGCATGGGAACTTGAAACTTGCTAGAAGTGCAGCAGAAGCTCTATTTGAGCTGGAACCTGATAATGCTGCCAGGTATATTATGCTATCCAACATCTATGCAGCAGCAGGAAAGTGGGATGATGCCCGCAGTCTGCGAAGGTACATGGATAACAGAGGATTAGTGAAAGAAGCAGCTTATAGTTggattgagataaaaaatatcaGACATAAGTTTGTCGCTAAAGACAAGTCCCACAGTCGGTCAGAAGAAATAAAAGAGTTGCTACTTAAACTCATATATCCAATGAAGGATGCTGAATACGTATTTCAAACTGGAAGCTCTTACTCTCTTGAAGATGATCCATTTTCTTTCCATGATTGA
- the LOC132645379 gene encoding NAD(P)H:quinone oxidoreductase isoform X1 encodes MEVSHVNGDEEPRTTSQQYPLVLNRVKMQGAVMAVQPVIKVAGICGSLRKDSYNRGLLNAAIEICKDSVKGMEIEYVDISPLPFLNTDLEVNGTYPPAVEAFRKKIEEADCYLFASPEYNYSVTGPLKNAIDWASRPPNVWADKAAAMVSAGGGFGGGRSQYHLRQIGVYLDLHFINKPEFFLNAFQQPSKFDSDGVLTDEETKQRIKAVLLALQAFTLRLKGKCE; translated from the exons ATGGAAGTGTCTCATGTAAATGGAGACGAGGAGCCGAGGACGACGAGTCAACAGTACCCCCTCGTTTTAAATAG AGTGAAAATGCAAGGAGCGGTGATGGCAGTTCAACCAGTAATCAAGGTAGCTGGGATCTGTGGTTCCCTCCGTAAAGATTCCTATAACCGTGGTCTCCTCAATGCCG CGATTGAGATATGTAAGGATTCTGTAAAGGGAATGGAGATTGAGTACGTTGACATATCGCCGTTACCGTTTCTGAATACTGATCTTGAGGTGAACGGAACTTATCCACCTGCTGTTGAGGCTTTTCGTAAGAAGATTGAAGAAGCTGATTGTTACCTTTTTGCTTCTCCTGAGTACAATTATTCCGTTACAG GACCCCTGAAAAATGCAATTGATTGGGCATCTCGACCTCCAAACGTTTGGGCTGATAAGGCAGCAGCAATGGTGAGTGCTGGTGGTGGCTTTGGTGGAGGACGATCACAATATCACCTTCGGCAGATAGGAGTCTACCTTGATCTTCATTTCATTAACAAACCTGAATTTTTCCTGAACGCATTCCAGCAACCATCGAAGTTTGACAGTGATGGTGTGCTGACAGATGAAGAAACCAAGCAGAGAATCAAAGCAGTTCTTTTGGCTTTACAGGCATTTACCTTGAGACTCAAAGGCAAGTGTGAATAG
- the LOC132645379 gene encoding NAD(P)H:quinone oxidoreductase isoform X2, whose protein sequence is MQGAVMAVQPVIKVAGICGSLRKDSYNRGLLNAAIEICKDSVKGMEIEYVDISPLPFLNTDLEVNGTYPPAVEAFRKKIEEADCYLFASPEYNYSVTGPLKNAIDWASRPPNVWADKAAAMVSAGGGFGGGRSQYHLRQIGVYLDLHFINKPEFFLNAFQQPSKFDSDGVLTDEETKQRIKAVLLALQAFTLRLKGKCE, encoded by the exons ATGCAAGGAGCGGTGATGGCAGTTCAACCAGTAATCAAGGTAGCTGGGATCTGTGGTTCCCTCCGTAAAGATTCCTATAACCGTGGTCTCCTCAATGCCG CGATTGAGATATGTAAGGATTCTGTAAAGGGAATGGAGATTGAGTACGTTGACATATCGCCGTTACCGTTTCTGAATACTGATCTTGAGGTGAACGGAACTTATCCACCTGCTGTTGAGGCTTTTCGTAAGAAGATTGAAGAAGCTGATTGTTACCTTTTTGCTTCTCCTGAGTACAATTATTCCGTTACAG GACCCCTGAAAAATGCAATTGATTGGGCATCTCGACCTCCAAACGTTTGGGCTGATAAGGCAGCAGCAATGGTGAGTGCTGGTGGTGGCTTTGGTGGAGGACGATCACAATATCACCTTCGGCAGATAGGAGTCTACCTTGATCTTCATTTCATTAACAAACCTGAATTTTTCCTGAACGCATTCCAGCAACCATCGAAGTTTGACAGTGATGGTGTGCTGACAGATGAAGAAACCAAGCAGAGAATCAAAGCAGTTCTTTTGGCTTTACAGGCATTTACCTTGAGACTCAAAGGCAAGTGTGAATAG
- the LOC132645380 gene encoding NAD(P)H:quinone oxidoreductase-like, translating to MQAVAMAAQPVIKVVGLCGSLREASWNRGLLNAAMEICKDSIKGIEFEYVDISQLPFTNEDLEVKGTYPSAVEAFRKKIEEADCFLFASPEYNYSVTAPLKNAIDWASRPPNVWADKAAAIVSAGGNFGGGRSQYHLRQIGIFIDLHFINKPELYVWGFESPPKFDSDGVLIDEETKQRLKALLLALQAFSLRLIKGKSE from the exons ATGCAAGCAGTGGCGATGGCAGCTCAACCAGTGATCAAGGTAGTTGGGCTCTGCGGTTCCCTCCGTGAAGCTTCCTGGAATCGGGGTCTCCTCAATGCCG CAATGGAGATATGCAAGGATTCTATAAAAGGAATAGAGTTTGAGTACGTGGACATATCGCAGTTGCCGTTTACGAACGAGGACCTTGAGGTGAAGGGAACTTATCCCTCAGCTGTGGAGGCTTTTCGTAAAAAGATTGAAGAAGCTGATTGTTTCCTTTTTGCTTCTCCTGAGTACAATTACTCCGTCACTG CACCCTTGAAAAATGCAATTGATTGGGCATCTCGACCTCCAAATGTTTGGGCTGATAAAGCAGCAGCAATTGTGAGTGCTGGAGGTAACTTCGGTGGAGGACGATCACAATATCACCTTCGACAGATAGGAATCTTCATTGATCTTCATTTCATTAACAAGCCTGAACTTTACGTTTGGGGCTTCGAGTCACCACCAAAGTTTGACAGTGATGGTGTGCTGATAGATGAAGAAACCAAGCAGAGACTCAAAGCTCTTCTTTTGGCTTTACAGGCATTTTCCTTGAGACTGATCAAAGGCAAGTCTGAGTAG